One Vibrio tapetis subsp. tapetis DNA segment encodes these proteins:
- a CDS encoding TldD/PmbA family protein — protein MLNSVSAKAVIDHALFLGADFAELFVEHHLTNTVQIASGEVDKVNSGIDFGIGIRLFYGKKVLYGYTNSTDEAELKRVTSLLAAKDKREQIASAGSLNLNRYPIQHACRMPLNKDANLDSKIDFLLKVDQAARIESEYISQFIGSVLQREQQVSIFNSEGLHVDDTRHYIRVAGNTVAQKGNEQSSGSEGPGALAGWEFSEQLDAKELGQTIARQALVKLGADACPSGEMPVVIGNGFGGVIFHEACGHLLETTSVAKKASVFHDKMGEMIAHTSVNAVDDGTMTNEWGSIHVDDEGMATQRTQLIKDGKLTGFMVDKMGGMKTGYEPTGSGRRQNYKFAPTSRMRNTFIERGEHTLDDMLAGIERGIYAKKMGGGSVQPGTGEFNFSVREAYLIENGKITKPLKTATLISTGPKVLKEISMVGQDMALAPGMCGSVSGAVPTTVGQPSLKVDNILVGGGN, from the coding sequence ATGCTGAATTCTGTATCGGCGAAAGCAGTGATCGATCACGCTCTCTTTCTAGGGGCTGATTTTGCTGAGTTATTTGTTGAACATCATCTAACCAACACTGTTCAAATCGCATCGGGGGAAGTGGACAAGGTCAATTCAGGTATCGATTTTGGTATCGGTATTCGTCTTTTTTACGGAAAAAAAGTGCTTTATGGTTACACCAACAGTACGGATGAAGCTGAATTGAAGCGCGTGACATCACTGCTTGCTGCGAAAGATAAACGTGAACAAATTGCGTCAGCGGGTTCTTTGAACCTTAATCGCTATCCAATTCAACATGCCTGCCGTATGCCGTTGAACAAAGACGCTAACCTCGATTCCAAAATCGATTTTCTACTTAAAGTCGATCAAGCCGCTCGTATAGAAAGTGAATACATTAGCCAGTTTATTGGTAGCGTTTTACAACGCGAACAGCAGGTTTCTATCTTTAATTCGGAAGGATTGCATGTTGATGACACTCGACATTACATTCGTGTCGCGGGTAATACCGTTGCGCAGAAGGGTAACGAACAATCTTCGGGTTCAGAAGGCCCAGGTGCGTTAGCAGGTTGGGAGTTTAGTGAGCAATTAGACGCCAAAGAACTTGGTCAAACCATCGCTCGTCAAGCTCTTGTTAAACTCGGTGCTGACGCATGCCCATCTGGTGAAATGCCGGTGGTTATTGGTAACGGCTTTGGTGGCGTTATCTTCCATGAAGCGTGTGGCCATTTGTTAGAAACAACGTCAGTTGCGAAAAAGGCATCGGTATTCCATGACAAAATGGGTGAGATGATTGCTCATACTAGTGTGAATGCGGTTGATGATGGCACCATGACTAACGAGTGGGGCTCAATTCATGTTGATGATGAAGGCATGGCGACACAGCGTACTCAACTCATTAAAGACGGCAAGCTAACTGGCTTTATGGTCGATAAAATGGGCGGCATGAAAACGGGTTATGAACCAACCGGCTCTGGCCGTCGTCAGAATTATAAGTTTGCACCCACATCGCGTATGCGTAATACCTTCATCGAAAGAGGTGAGCATACACTTGATGACATGCTCGCTGGTATTGAACGCGGTATTTACGCAAAAAAAATGGGCGGTGGCTCTGTTCAACCGGGTACTGGTGAATTTAACTTTTCAGTACGAGAAGCTTACCTTATAGAAAACGGCAAGATCACCAAGCCTCTAAAAACGGCAACGCTCATTAGCACGGGTCCAAAAGTACTGAAAGAGATCAGTATGGTAGGTCAAGATATGGCGCTTGCTCCAGGCATGTGTGGTTCAGTCAGTGGGGCTGTTCCTACCACAGTGGGTCAACCTTC
- a CDS encoding cold-shock protein codes for MSKTTGIVKWFNEEKGFGFITQDNGGADVFVHFRAIASEGFKTLAEGQKVSFEVEQGQKGPQASNVVAL; via the coding sequence ATGTCTAAGACTACTGGCATCGTAAAATGGTTTAACGAAGAGAAAGGTTTCGGTTTCATTACTCAAGACAACGGCGGTGCTGACGTATTCGTTCACTTCCGTGCTATCGCTTCTGAAGGCTTCAAAACACTTGCGGAAGGCCAAAAGGTTTCTTTCGAAGTTGAACAAGGTCAAAAAGGCCCACAAGCTTCTAACGTTGTAGCGTTATAA